In the Moraxella osloensis genome, one interval contains:
- a CDS encoding DUF4435 domain-containing protein, whose amino-acid sequence MSNSQFGDYFTNPNFVGGYNAIKEGKKEAFKKGMVYVEDDSDISLWKKFINQILPNKYNFTTATSSKGNKAEGKRVLEKMYPKANIKVLFAVDADYDFLTSNLDISHAFRDNPFILHTYSFSKESVMLEKTQLDNFIQKCQHTQSHNADLEKFLVLFSEVAFDGLIKYLAFIKQHNFQIIEYNEFHQCFNIKSKIIVTDDLSLDNSVIHEVVVNLSHFFSQKNLAEADIQQMKVLFDSLNITRENAYRFISGHEIYDLIEEIHEQVTKKLYDKEINSIKQNCTGKAIQERIKQVKRIFEQSFKLATFCNTYVPNEQDEIHQRILEQVQKIKDLQPIN is encoded by the coding sequence ATGTCAAATTCGCAATTTGGCGATTATTTCACCAATCCAAATTTCGTTGGTGGATATAACGCAATCAAAGAAGGCAAAAAAGAAGCCTTTAAAAAAGGCATGGTATATGTTGAAGATGATTCAGATATCAGTCTCTGGAAAAAATTTATCAATCAAATATTGCCTAATAAATATAACTTTACCACGGCTACCAGTTCAAAGGGAAATAAAGCAGAAGGTAAACGTGTTTTAGAAAAAATGTATCCAAAAGCAAATATCAAGGTTTTATTTGCGGTGGATGCAGATTATGATTTTCTTACTTCAAATTTAGATATTAGTCATGCGTTTAGAGATAACCCGTTCATTTTGCACACTTATTCGTTTAGTAAAGAAAGTGTAATGCTGGAAAAAACTCAATTAGATAACTTTATTCAAAAATGCCAACATACTCAATCTCATAATGCAGACCTTGAAAAATTCCTTGTTCTATTTTCGGAAGTTGCGTTTGATGGATTAATTAAGTATCTAGCTTTTATTAAGCAGCATAATTTTCAAATTATTGAATACAATGAATTTCACCAATGTTTTAATATCAAATCAAAAATTATTGTAACCGATGATTTATCTCTTGATAATTCTGTCATTCATGAAGTCGTAGTAAATTTATCCCATTTTTTTAGCCAAAAAAATTTAGCTGAAGCTGATATTCAACAGATGAAAGTATTATTTGATTCCTTAAATATCACAAGAGAAAATGCCTATCGTTTTATCTCTGGTCATGAAATTTATGATTTGATTGAAGAAATTCACGAGCAAGTAACTAAGAAATTATATGATAAGGAAATAAATAGCATTAAGCAAAATTGCACTGGTAAGGCAATTCAAGAGCGAATTAAACAAGTGAAAAGAATTTTTGAACAAAGTTTTAAGTTAGCTACATTTTGCAACACATACGTACCTAATGAACAAGATGAAATTCATCAAAGAATTTTGGAACAGGTGCAGAAAATTAAAGATTTACAGCCTATAAATTAG
- a CDS encoding YheV family putative metal-binding protein: MRYQSNRPKRQFLAGVACPSCKALDKVVQIQLYQPEYDEYIECTACGYSERRPTPDDIIDIQQSNHQETVHPGAVGDDGAGIVRFK, from the coding sequence ATGAGATATCAATCCAATCGCCCGAAACGTCAATTTTTGGCGGGGGTGGCTTGTCCAAGCTGTAAAGCACTGGATAAAGTCGTTCAAATTCAGCTATATCAGCCCGAGTATGATGAGTATATCGAGTGTACGGCGTGTGGCTATAGCGAGCGTCGCCCAACACCCGATGATATCATTGACATTCAGCAATCTAATCATCAGGAAACTGTTCATCCTGGAGCAGTGGGCGATGATGGTGCGGGTATTGTTAGGTTTAAATAA
- a CDS encoding M3 family metallopeptidase, which yields MTNDVENPTKNLHLVEFNQLALERLKTAIDEALANGHAFLTMLDDEADLDNKAAQANSQVNDAQLSSQQALNDIIAFDHVNLALDRSWGLLSHLNSVVSDEPIRALHHALLPALSAYGTAVGQHLPLYQRYQRVVSDQSFFECLDPARQRSLTLALQSFELSGVGLAEAQKQQFAALASELSTLSAKFSDNVLDATQSYFLPLSQSQLAGLPESALAMLADAGRRYTEKFPEQVLATPYVATLDIPVYLAVMTYADDRELRETLYRAYVTRASELSAQPEFNNADIMADILAKRAQKAQLLGYDNFAELSLATKMADNVDTVEQFLRDLADKARPFAMQDLKQLQIEGLAFGIGDEGDEVRPWDTAYLAEKVKQRQFNLSQEQVRPYFPVPTVIAGLFEIVQKLYGIQIEDKTASTQRWHDDVRFYQVFDEHQQLIGGFYFDLYARPGKRGGAWMSGFQARYQHDDSGYQQLPVCFMVANFSPAPTGAQRGRPSLLTHDEVLTLFHEFGHGLHHLLTKVNVGDVAGVNGVEWDAVELPSQFMENWAWHPEGIALISRHVDTGETLPESMLQSMLAAKNFQSGMQTLRQLEFALFDLLLHAKTPAPDYPQLLALLDSVRADVSIMPTASYNRFANGFSHIFAGGYAAGYYSYKWAELLSADAFSKFEETSIFDKNAGKSFRDNILAKGGSQSAKANFEAFRGREARIDALLRHSGFLTSSYDELLSDDTDNANTQAW from the coding sequence ATGACCAACGATGTAGAAAATCCGACAAAAAATTTGCACCTTGTTGAATTTAATCAATTAGCGCTTGAGCGACTCAAGACGGCAATCGATGAGGCGTTGGCGAATGGACATGCGTTTTTGACCATGCTCGATGATGAAGCCGACCTTGATAACAAAGCTGCGCAAGCTAATAGCCAAGTTAACGATGCACAGCTCAGCAGCCAACAAGCGCTCAATGATATCATCGCCTTTGACCATGTGAATTTGGCATTAGACCGCAGTTGGGGCTTGCTATCGCACTTAAATAGCGTGGTCAGTGATGAGCCAATCCGTGCGCTGCACCATGCATTATTGCCCGCGCTTTCTGCCTACGGCACCGCGGTTGGTCAACATCTACCGCTGTATCAACGCTATCAGCGTGTAGTGAGCGATCAGTCATTTTTTGAGTGTTTAGATCCTGCAAGACAACGCTCGTTGACCTTGGCGTTACAAAGTTTTGAATTATCGGGCGTGGGTTTGGCTGAGGCGCAAAAACAGCAATTTGCCGCGCTTGCCAGTGAATTATCTACGCTATCGGCTAAGTTCTCCGATAATGTGCTCGATGCTACCCAAAGCTACTTTTTACCGTTAAGCCAATCGCAACTAGCAGGACTGCCTGAATCTGCACTTGCCATGCTTGCAGATGCGGGCAGGCGATACACAGAAAAATTCCCGGAGCAAGTATTGGCAACGCCTTATGTCGCGACACTTGATATCCCAGTCTATCTTGCGGTGATGACCTATGCCGATGACCGCGAGTTACGCGAAACCTTGTATCGTGCGTATGTCACTCGCGCCTCTGAATTGTCAGCCCAGCCAGAATTTAATAATGCCGATATCATGGCGGATATCTTGGCAAAACGCGCACAAAAAGCCCAGTTATTGGGCTATGACAATTTTGCTGAATTATCACTTGCCACCAAAATGGCGGACAATGTCGACACTGTAGAGCAATTTTTACGGGATTTGGCAGACAAAGCACGACCCTTTGCCATGCAAGATTTAAAACAACTGCAAATTGAAGGTTTAGCGTTTGGCATCGGTGATGAGGGCGATGAGGTGCGACCTTGGGACACCGCATATCTGGCAGAAAAAGTCAAACAACGTCAATTTAATCTATCGCAAGAACAAGTTCGTCCGTATTTCCCAGTGCCGACAGTCATCGCAGGCTTATTTGAGATTGTGCAAAAACTGTATGGCATTCAGATTGAAGATAAAACTGCAAGCACGCAGCGCTGGCATGATGACGTGCGTTTTTATCAAGTTTTTGATGAACATCAGCAGCTTATCGGTGGTTTTTATTTTGATTTATATGCCCGTCCTGGCAAACGCGGTGGCGCATGGATGAGTGGTTTTCAAGCGCGTTATCAACACGATGATAGCGGTTATCAGCAGTTACCCGTTTGTTTTATGGTGGCAAACTTTAGCCCTGCGCCAACGGGTGCACAGCGCGGCAGACCCAGTTTATTAACCCATGATGAAGTGTTAACGCTCTTTCATGAGTTTGGACATGGGCTGCACCATCTGCTTACTAAAGTGAATGTGGGCGATGTGGCAGGCGTGAATGGCGTCGAGTGGGATGCAGTTGAGCTACCCAGTCAGTTTATGGAAAACTGGGCATGGCACCCTGAAGGGATTGCATTAATCAGCCGTCATGTCGATACCGGTGAAACGTTGCCAGAGAGCATGCTACAAAGTATGCTCGCTGCCAAAAATTTCCAAAGCGGCATGCAAACCCTGCGCCAGCTAGAGTTTGCGTTATTTGATTTGTTATTGCATGCCAAAACCCCAGCACCCGACTATCCCCAGTTATTGGCGTTACTTGATAGCGTGCGTGCCGATGTGTCGATTATGCCGACCGCCAGTTATAACCGTTTTGCCAATGGTTTTAGCCATATTTTCGCAGGGGGCTATGCGGCAGGGTATTATTCTTACAAATGGGCAGAACTGTTGTCAGCCGATGCGTTTAGCAAGTTTGAAGAGACCAGTATTTTTGATAAAAACGCTGGCAAATCCTTCCGTGATAACATTTTAGCCAAAGGCGGTAGCCAATCTGCAAAAGCCAACTTTGAGGCATTTCGCGGTCGTGAAGCCCGTATTGATGCGCTGTTACGCCACTCGGGATTTTTAACCAGTAGCTATGATGAACTGCTGAGCGATGACACCGATAACGCCAACACCCAAGCTTGGTAA
- a CDS encoding endonuclease/exonuclease/phosphatase family protein translates to MRSLTPKKITSNPVASDEIVSNQVAGAQPPKNSLIITSYNIHKGMSPLNRFVKMAGIAAALNQVQSDIICLQEVQGQNLKRVVKYNEFPDQSQHEWFGEYLQLENSYGKNVEYNHGHHGNAVLSRHPLDPKHNVNITVSRLEQRGVLHCEIQPKGWHTPIIVLCAHLNLMENDREKQYEVISQYINNEIDPSTPLILAGDFNDWKKLSCQKLGCDLNLQEAVLTHHGKLLPTFPAKLPVLSLDRIYVRNLQVHRAWVHKGQPWCNLSDHLPVSAEVSLLPD, encoded by the coding sequence ATGCGCTCACTAACACCCAAAAAAATAACATCTAACCCAGTAGCATCTGACGAAATAGTATCTAACCAAGTAGCAGGCGCCCAACCACCAAAAAACAGCCTAATCATCACCAGTTATAACATCCATAAAGGCATGTCACCCCTCAATCGTTTTGTCAAAATGGCAGGCATCGCCGCTGCCCTTAACCAAGTGCAATCTGATATTATCTGTTTGCAGGAAGTTCAAGGTCAAAATCTCAAACGCGTGGTGAAATACAATGAATTTCCCGACCAGTCCCAACATGAATGGTTTGGCGAGTATCTACAGCTTGAAAACAGCTATGGCAAAAACGTCGAATATAACCACGGTCATCATGGCAATGCGGTACTAAGTCGCCATCCGCTCGACCCCAAACACAATGTCAATATCACAGTGAGCCGCCTTGAGCAGCGTGGTGTATTGCACTGCGAAATTCAGCCCAAAGGCTGGCATACGCCCATTATCGTGCTTTGCGCGCATCTAAATCTGATGGAAAATGACCGTGAAAAACAATATGAGGTGATAAGCCAGTATATCAATAACGAAATCGACCCATCCACGCCGCTGATATTGGCAGGCGATTTCAATGACTGGAAAAAATTATCCTGTCAAAAGCTTGGCTGTGACCTTAATTTACAAGAAGCCGTGCTGACCCACCATGGCAAATTACTACCCACCTTCCCTGCCAAACTCCCGGTATTAAGCCTTGACCGTATCTATGTGCGCAACCTACAAGTACACCGTGCTTGGGTGCATAAGGGACAACCTTGGTGCAATCTCTCTGACCATTTGCCGGTTAGTGCTGAAGTCAGTCTGCTGCCAGATTAA
- the rnr gene encoding ribonuclease R, which yields MIKKDDNNMKNWQDPNAAAEAANYDNPIPSRVLILQTLLERGQATQHELATIFDLDDDEYDALGNRLKAMLRDGQLSRDADGGNPYIYRPLTDNDAVTGVVAAHAKGFGFVVLDDMPDLFLNETEMRWVFHGDKVKAIATSTDNRGRMMGRVLSVVSHAQLQYIGKLAKDDDGYFVELISPNNHQPITVTEENVEALQLKMGDPVKVDIIDYPTQHEYATGKITESLVDDNERELIIKTTLLNYDIPHEFSPKVMQQVDAYKEPTQKDYQDRIDLRALPLVTIDGEDSRDFDDAVYAEKRRGGGYRLVVAIADVSHYVTANSVLDQEAYERGTSVYFPHFVVPMLPEKLSNGLCSLNPSVDRLCMVADIILSRSGNVTSYEFYPSVMHSQARLTYNQVNDYFAQVQGETPKAEVPVTITGNKAVKKSIDVLYDLYKVLLVKREQRHAIEFETQETYIKFDEAGKISAIVARTRGDSHKLIEEMMLLANTCAAEFSLKHELPVLYRNHDTPEAEKAARVSDFVKHFGLSFPEENPTQADYQRIIEATRGRPDAISIHSVLLRSMQQANYAPTNIGHFGLAYEEYSHFTSPIRRYPDLMLHRAIKAKVTGKKAPLPDWSLEDAGEQTSMTERRADEASRFVEQWLKAHYMKDHIGEEFDAVVTTVTNFGLFVTLTDLFIDGLIHISHLGEDYFVYDDKAQQLFGEKSGLVFGLGDKIRVKVAAVNMETQQIDFDLVAQLEKSSFNNRGKGKSRGQSQAASNSKAQSNPNAPSNPNAQSKPNENVRKAKSAKNKSNARNKSR from the coding sequence ATGATAAAAAAAGACGACAACAATATGAAAAATTGGCAAGACCCCAATGCCGCTGCTGAAGCAGCCAACTATGACAACCCGATTCCAAGCCGCGTACTGATTTTGCAAACCCTACTTGAGCGCGGACAAGCTACCCAACATGAGCTTGCGACGATTTTTGATTTAGATGATGACGAGTACGACGCACTGGGCAACCGCTTAAAAGCCATGCTGCGTGATGGACAATTAAGCCGTGATGCCGACGGTGGCAATCCTTATATTTATCGCCCATTGACTGACAATGATGCCGTGACAGGCGTGGTCGCTGCCCATGCCAAAGGCTTTGGCTTTGTCGTGCTTGATGATATGCCGGATTTGTTTTTGAATGAAACTGAAATGCGCTGGGTATTTCATGGCGATAAAGTAAAAGCCATCGCCACTAGCACCGATAACCGTGGTCGTATGATGGGTCGTGTGTTGTCAGTGGTATCCCATGCCCAGCTACAATATATTGGTAAACTTGCAAAAGATGACGATGGTTACTTTGTAGAACTCATCAGCCCAAACAATCATCAACCGATTACGGTGACGGAAGAAAACGTCGAAGCGCTACAACTCAAAATGGGTGACCCCGTCAAAGTCGATATCATTGACTATCCCACCCAACATGAATATGCGACGGGGAAAATTACTGAAAGCTTGGTCGATGATAACGAGCGTGAATTGATTATCAAAACTACGCTGCTAAATTACGATATTCCCCATGAATTTAGCCCAAAAGTCATGCAGCAAGTCGATGCCTACAAAGAGCCGACACAAAAAGACTATCAAGACCGTATCGACTTACGTGCCTTGCCGCTAGTCACCATTGATGGCGAAGACTCGCGCGACTTTGATGATGCCGTCTATGCCGAAAAACGTCGCGGCGGTGGCTATCGCTTGGTCGTCGCGATTGCCGATGTCAGTCATTATGTGACTGCCAACTCAGTACTTGATCAAGAAGCCTATGAGCGGGGTACATCAGTGTATTTCCCGCATTTTGTGGTGCCGATGCTACCTGAAAAACTCTCCAACGGGCTTTGCTCTTTAAACCCAAGTGTTGACCGCTTGTGTATGGTAGCCGACATCATACTATCGCGTAGCGGTAACGTGACCAGCTATGAGTTTTATCCAAGCGTGATGCACTCTCAAGCGCGATTGACTTATAACCAAGTCAATGATTATTTTGCCCAAGTTCAAGGGGAAACGCCCAAAGCCGAAGTGCCTGTCACTATCACGGGTAATAAAGCGGTCAAAAAATCAATTGATGTGCTGTATGATTTGTACAAAGTGCTATTGGTCAAACGCGAACAGCGCCATGCGATAGAATTTGAAACCCAAGAGACTTATATCAAGTTTGATGAAGCCGGCAAAATCAGCGCCATCGTGGCACGGACGCGTGGTGACTCGCATAAGCTCATCGAAGAGATGATGCTACTTGCCAATACCTGCGCGGCTGAGTTTTCGCTCAAGCATGAATTGCCAGTCTTGTATCGCAATCATGATACCCCAGAGGCAGAAAAAGCCGCTCGCGTCAGTGACTTTGTGAAGCATTTTGGTTTGTCATTTCCTGAAGAAAATCCCACACAGGCAGATTATCAGCGTATCATTGAAGCGACACGCGGGCGCCCTGATGCGATTAGTATCCATAGTGTGCTACTGCGCTCCATGCAGCAAGCCAACTATGCACCGACTAATATCGGGCACTTTGGGCTGGCGTATGAGGAATACAGTCACTTTACCTCACCGATTCGCCGTTATCCCGACTTGATGCTACACCGTGCCATCAAAGCGAAAGTGACGGGCAAAAAGGCGCCACTGCCAGATTGGTCGCTAGAAGATGCGGGTGAACAGACCTCAATGACAGAGCGCCGTGCCGATGAAGCCAGCCGTTTTGTTGAGCAGTGGCTCAAAGCCCATTATATGAAAGACCATATCGGCGAAGAATTTGATGCGGTGGTTACCACAGTGACCAATTTTGGCTTGTTCGTGACCCTCACCGATTTATTCATTGATGGCTTGATTCATATCTCGCATTTGGGCGAAGATTACTTTGTATATGATGACAAGGCGCAGCAGTTATTTGGTGAAAAATCAGGACTGGTGTTTGGACTCGGTGATAAGATCCGTGTCAAAGTCGCTGCCGTCAATATGGAGACCCAGCAGATTGATTTTGATTTGGTGGCACAGCTGGAAAAATCGTCATTTAATAATCGTGGTAAAGGCAAAAGTCGCGGTCAATCGCAAGCGGCCTCTAATTCTAAGGCTCAATCCAATCCCAACGCGCCATCTAATCCTAACGCTCAATCTAAGCCAAATGAGAACGTCAGGAAAGCAAAAAGCGCTAAAAATAAAAGTAACGCGCGCAACAAATCTCGCTAA
- a CDS encoding transposase, producing MNKDMIELYSDYLIASFGQTTATGLANLLQGSIYHDSITRFLNSETLTAKEQWQLIKPMLRQHENATPNAIGYLIFDDTIQPKPHTSVDDINCWHYDHTQNKNVKGINLLNCLYHRKDIDIPLSFDIITKPNVFTDDKGNVKRKSDKTKNQRLLDMFDRAIKNQVKFDYVLADSWFSAKATFKHIRKANKHFIFALKSNRLVALTPDDREKGNFVRIDESNLPDNTPVRGFLNDYHDEVLLLRRVFTNKDDSTGVLYLVCSDLQCDKDKFINGYQKRWQVEVYHKSLKQNANLGKSPAHSQRARFNHMFLATYAVFKLECLKIKTKLNHFALRTKLLISANQSAFAQLKAISGA from the coding sequence ATGAACAAAGACATGATAGAACTCTACAGCGACTACCTCATTGCAAGTTTTGGGCAAACCACCGCCACAGGACTTGCCAATCTACTACAAGGGAGCATCTACCATGACAGCATCACCCGCTTTCTAAACAGTGAAACACTCACCGCCAAAGAACAATGGCAACTGATTAAACCCATGCTAAGACAGCATGAAAATGCCACACCCAATGCCATCGGCTATCTCATCTTTGATGACACCATACAGCCCAAACCGCACACAAGCGTCGACGACATCAACTGCTGGCACTACGACCACACCCAAAACAAAAATGTTAAAGGCATTAACCTGCTTAACTGTCTGTATCATCGCAAAGATATCGACATACCCTTAAGCTTTGACATCATCACCAAACCCAATGTCTTTACCGATGACAAAGGCAACGTTAAACGTAAAAGTGATAAAACCAAAAATCAGCGACTGCTTGATATGTTTGATAGGGCAATCAAAAACCAAGTCAAATTCGACTATGTATTAGCCGATTCTTGGTTTTCAGCCAAAGCGACATTCAAACATATTCGTAAAGCTAACAAGCATTTCATCTTTGCGTTAAAGTCAAATCGCTTGGTGGCTTTAACCCCTGATGATAGAGAAAAAGGTAACTTTGTACGTATTGATGAATCTAATCTACCCGATAATACCCCTGTTCGCGGCTTTTTAAATGACTATCATGATGAAGTCTTGTTATTACGCCGAGTCTTTACAAACAAGGACGATTCTACAGGGGTGTTATATCTGGTATGCTCAGATTTGCAATGCGACAAGGATAAATTTATCAACGGCTATCAAAAACGATGGCAGGTTGAAGTGTATCATAAGTCGTTAAAGCAAAATGCCAATTTGGGTAAGTCGCCTGCTCATAGCCAAAGGGCTCGGTTTAATCATATGTTTTTAGCCACGTATGCGGTGTTTAAGCTTGAGTGTTTGAAAATCAAAACCAAGTTGAATCATTTCGCTTTGCGTACGAAGTTACTAATTTCTGCTAATCAGTCGGCTTTTGCCCAGCTTAAGGCTATTAGCGGTGCGTAA
- the rlmH gene encoding 23S rRNA (pseudouridine(1915)-N(3))-methyltransferase RlmH has translation MKARILAVGQKMPAWVQTGFDDYYKRIQPMLSTEIVEIPACKRAKNPSPAELEKYAITEGGLILQAHQAKNSAGKREQLICLDVRGKNLSTEALAAKVGEAMQLGDDMAFVIGGADGISKEVLAHATFKWSLSNLTLPHPLVRVLLMEQLYRAMTIIHHHPYHRGDYF, from the coding sequence ATGAAAGCAAGAATTTTAGCCGTTGGACAAAAAATGCCGGCTTGGGTGCAGACGGGATTTGACGACTATTATAAACGTATTCAGCCCATGCTCAGCACCGAAATCGTTGAAATCCCCGCCTGCAAACGCGCCAAAAACCCCTCGCCTGCCGAACTTGAAAAATATGCCATCACCGAAGGCGGGCTAATTCTGCAAGCGCACCAAGCCAAAAATTCAGCAGGCAAACGCGAACAGCTGATTTGCCTAGACGTCCGCGGTAAGAATCTATCAACCGAAGCGTTAGCGGCTAAAGTTGGCGAAGCCATGCAGCTGGGTGATGACATGGCGTTTGTGATTGGGGGTGCTGATGGCATTTCAAAAGAGGTATTAGCCCATGCGACATTCAAATGGTCGCTGTCCAATCTTACCTTGCCGCATCCGCTCGTGCGTGTGCTACTGATGGAGCAGCTGTACCGCGCTATGACCATTATCCATCATCATCCGTATCATCGCGGTGATTATTTTTAA
- a CDS encoding DODA-type extradiol aromatic ring-opening family dioxygenase translates to MEKTEKQPISLQPFLPNTPYPLYTLPSLFISHGAPTIAIENNRTTQALNKFGQNLPKPRLIIIISAHWQSQHLEINGNAAPATWHDFSGFQKALYTIDYPVKGDTQIAEQLAQQLQALGVSTSVNRLRPFDHGVWSPLVHLYPQADVPIVQLSLPQHFDSYACFQLGALLAPLRAEQVLIIGSGSVTHNLAQVQFDSGEVDAEAREFKYWLIHQLKQHMPTALDWRSHPFAHHNHPTPEHLLPLFFAAGAGTKMSIVHESFAHFSLGMDVYRFD, encoded by the coding sequence ATGGAAAAAACCGAAAAACAACCAATCAGCCTGCAGCCATTTTTACCCAATACACCGTACCCGCTTTATACCCTGCCCAGTTTGTTTATCTCACATGGGGCGCCGACGATTGCCATCGAAAACAACCGTACTACCCAAGCGCTGAATAAATTTGGGCAAAATCTGCCAAAACCACGCTTGATTATCATCATCTCTGCGCATTGGCAAAGCCAGCATCTAGAAATCAATGGCAATGCCGCACCCGCTACTTGGCATGATTTTAGCGGCTTTCAAAAAGCGCTTTATACAATTGATTATCCTGTCAAAGGCGATACCCAGATTGCTGAGCAGCTAGCACAGCAGTTGCAGGCTTTGGGCGTTAGCACGTCGGTCAATCGACTGCGTCCATTTGATCATGGGGTATGGTCGCCACTGGTGCATTTGTATCCGCAGGCAGATGTACCGATTGTGCAGCTTTCGCTGCCGCAGCATTTTGATAGTTATGCGTGTTTTCAGCTGGGGGCTTTATTGGCGCCCCTACGGGCAGAGCAAGTATTAATCATCGGCTCTGGCAGTGTCACCCATAATTTGGCGCAGGTACAGTTTGATAGTGGTGAGGTGGATGCGGAGGCACGTGAATTTAAATATTGGTTGATTCATCAACTCAAACAACATATGCCAACGGCTTTAGATTGGCGGTCACATCCATTTGCCCATCACAATCACCCCACCCCTGAGCATTTATTGCCGTTATTTTTTGCGGCAGGTGCAGGCACAAAGATGAGTATCGTGCATGAAAGTTTTGCCCATTTTAGTTTGGGTATGGATGTGTATCGGTTTGACTAA
- a CDS encoding multidrug effflux MFS transporter, whose protein sequence is MNLPPTPHPKPSHELDYPTVWIMILGLIIAIGPLSIDMYLPALPSMAQDFGVATAFMSNSVPAYFVGLVVGQLFYGPISDRIGRIKPLYVGMVLYVIASVMCATTTNEYVLFVSRTLQALGACVGTVVSRAMIRDRLHPKQMAKAFSLMVLVMGIAPILAPSLGSLLLKVASWRVIFWFLAGFGILNIVLTRLFLHETLTDEFRNNRPMNDVLSQYWDLLKDTQFNYPAIGAGLLMGSMFVYISAAPELIMEGYGVTPQHFSWIFGMNAAGFIGLTQVNQWLVNRYRLVSLLRFGAVMQVIAAACLMLLGLVFGTQAWLPLVLASIFCCIAGLGLTQPNSGAIALAFQKRRAGMASALQGSLNFVVGIFGGLVLNILPFNPVAKLGITMFMLMTIGAFLVFQIDKNLDVADVD, encoded by the coding sequence ATGAACCTACCACCAACACCGCACCCTAAGCCATCGCACGAGTTAGACTATCCAACCGTTTGGATTATGATTTTGGGGTTGATTATTGCCATCGGCCCGCTGTCGATTGATATGTATTTGCCGGCCTTGCCCAGTATGGCACAAGATTTTGGGGTGGCAACGGCTTTTATGTCCAATTCGGTGCCTGCTTATTTTGTGGGCTTGGTGGTCGGGCAGTTGTTTTATGGTCCGATTTCGGATCGAATTGGGCGCATCAAGCCCTTGTATGTGGGCATGGTACTGTATGTGATTGCTTCGGTGATGTGTGCCACGACCACCAATGAATACGTGTTGTTTGTCTCACGAACGCTGCAGGCGTTGGGCGCGTGTGTGGGAACGGTGGTGTCGCGGGCAATGATTCGTGACCGCTTGCATCCCAAGCAAATGGCAAAGGCATTTTCGCTAATGGTCCTAGTGATGGGGATTGCGCCGATTTTGGCACCAAGCCTAGGGTCGTTGCTGTTAAAAGTCGCCAGTTGGCGGGTGATTTTTTGGTTTTTGGCAGGGTTTGGCATTTTAAATATCGTGCTGACCCGGCTGTTTTTGCATGAAACCTTGACCGATGAATTTCGCAACAACCGTCCGATGAATGACGTGCTCAGTCAATACTGGGATTTGCTTAAAGACACCCAGTTTAATTATCCTGCGATTGGCGCAGGGCTGCTGATGGGTTCGATGTTTGTGTATATCAGCGCGGCACCTGAGCTAATTATGGAAGGATATGGGGTCACGCCGCAGCATTTTAGTTGGATTTTTGGCATGAATGCGGCAGGGTTTATTGGTTTAACACAGGTCAACCAATGGCTAGTGAACCGTTATCGTCTGGTCAGCTTGCTGCGATTTGGGGCGGTGATGCAAGTAATTGCAGCAGCGTGTTTGATGCTGCTGGGTTTAGTCTTTGGCACGCAAGCTTGGCTGCCGTTGGTACTCGCCAGTATTTTTTGTTGTATTGCAGGGTTAGGACTCACTCAGCCCAATTCAGGTGCCATTGCTTTGGCATTTCAAAAACGCCGTGCTGGCATGGCGAGTGCCTTGCAAGGCTCACTTAACTTTGTCGTCGGTATTTTTGGCGGATTAGTATTAAATATCCTGCCCTTTAATCCGGTTGCCAAGCTGGGTATTACCATGTTTATGCTCATGACTATTGGCGCATTTTTGGTGTTTCAAATCGACAAAAATCTCGATGTGGCGGATGTGGACTAA